One stretch of Methanofastidiosum sp. DNA includes these proteins:
- a CDS encoding metalloprotease, with product MLKISNELLDFISHAAKSTHPNEFAAFLREDNGVISEVIFSPFSIFGKNSSTISHFSLPIDASIVGTVHSHPSDNGLPSEGDLNFFSRYGKIHIIVRYPYGAKDYFFYSREGEILEYEVL from the coding sequence TTGTTAAAGATTAGTAATGAGCTCTTAGATTTCATATCTCATGCTGCAAAAAGTACCCACCCGAATGAATTTGCTGCTTTTTTAAGAGAGGATAATGGAGTTATTTCTGAAGTTATTTTTTCTCCTTTTAGTATATTTGGAAAGAACTCATCTACAATCTCCCACTTTAGTCTTCCAATTGATGCGTCTATTGTAGGCACAGTCCACTCACATCCTTCTGATAATGGACTTCCTTCAGAAGGAGACTTAAACTTTTTTTCCCGCTATGGAAAAATACATATAATAGTCAGATACCCCTATGGTGCAAAGGATTATTTCTTTTACTCAAGGGAAGGGGAAATATTAGAATACGAGGTTTTATGA
- a CDS encoding 2-oxoacid:acceptor oxidoreductase subunit alpha, whose protein sequence is MTNDVIRLLGKKNLFVQGDEAAVYGALLADCRFFAGYPITPATEVAEGMAMWMPRLGGVYVQMEDEIASIAAVIGASCTGVKSMTATSGPGFSLMQECIGYACMAEIPCVIVNVQRGGPSTGQPTEAAQGDVMQAMWGTHGDHQIIALAPKSVQETLDLTIEAFNLSEDYRVPVILLLDAEIGHMREKVVLPEVTTVKVDERVPATIGPDKYRPYRTGFTRPSKVPEFAPFGSGYRTYVTGLTHDKRGFPVTTSAEVHEELVRRLIEKVQDDIDTIWYYEDSFLEDAEIIVVSYGTTSRPAASAVKKARKNGIKVGHIRLITIWPFNYGKMKELLKNAHTVIVPEMNLGQMIHPIRETVGKDTKVVSVPKIGGAIHTPYEILRVIEGDKN, encoded by the coding sequence ATGACAAATGATGTTATTAGGCTTTTAGGTAAAAAAAATCTTTTTGTACAGGGTGATGAAGCCGCTGTTTATGGCGCATTACTCGCTGATTGTAGATTTTTTGCAGGCTATCCCATCACACCTGCTACAGAGGTTGCAGAAGGCATGGCAATGTGGATGCCAAGACTCGGCGGGGTATATGTCCAGATGGAGGACGAGATAGCAAGCATAGCCGCAGTTATAGGGGCATCTTGTACTGGGGTAAAGTCTATGACTGCAACAAGTGGGCCTGGATTTTCATTGATGCAAGAATGTATAGGGTATGCATGCATGGCAGAGATACCCTGCGTCATTGTTAACGTTCAAAGGGGTGGGCCGAGTACCGGTCAGCCGACAGAAGCAGCGCAAGGCGACGTTATGCAGGCTATGTGGGGTACACATGGCGATCATCAGATAATTGCACTGGCCCCTAAATCTGTTCAGGAAACACTTGACCTCACAATTGAAGCCTTTAATCTTTCAGAGGATTACAGAGTTCCTGTTATTCTTCTATTGGATGCCGAAATAGGGCATATGAGGGAAAAAGTTGTGTTGCCTGAAGTCACAACTGTAAAAGTTGATGAAAGAGTTCCCGCTACAATAGGGCCTGATAAGTATAGGCCATACAGAACTGGATTTACAAGACCCTCAAAAGTACCCGAATTTGCACCATTTGGCTCAGGTTATAGGACTTATGTCACAGGCCTTACCCATGACAAGAGAGGATTCCCAGTAACAACTTCAGCTGAAGTTCACGAGGAGCTTGTAAGAAGATTGATTGAAAAAGTTCAAGACGACATTGACACTATATGGTATTATGAAGATTCATTTTTAGAAGATGCAGAAATAATCGTCGTTTCATATGGTACAACTTCAAGGCCTGCAGCAAGTGCTGTCAAAAAAGCTAGAAAAAATGGCATTAAAGTTGGGCATATAAGGCTTATTACAATCTGGCCATTTAACTACGGTAAGATGAAAGAGCTATTGAAAAATGCCCATACCGTAATTGTTCCTGAGATGAATCTTGGGCAGATGATTCACCCTATCCGAGAAACAGTTGGTAAGGATACTAAAGTTGTTTCAGTACCAAAAATTGGTGGTGCAATACACACACCTTACGAGATTTTAAGAGTCATAGAGGGGGATAAAAATTGA
- a CDS encoding DUF362 domain-containing protein, protein MTKTVYIRKAQDYEKSLSESINKILNDLGGIERFVKKGDRVALKPNLLVFSSPSKAIVTHPLFVFEVFKKIIEAGGEPFVIDSPGSGIPFTKSSLKSLYRLTGYWDTFKDYSDCLNTDTSKVNVEVENGLILKRIDILKPILDADVIINLPKMKTHTLTFLSGAVKNMYGSIPGMEKTRYHSRFTNVHDFSKAILDVWNVTKPDLTIMDGILSLEGDGPAMRGLPRKTEIILGSEDSLSMDLAICKLIGLSYNEIPYLKVAIDNNLSDGNFNLVGEIPEIDNYILPRTYHGKISLDPVSLYNYIVFPIFTKFLVEKPKILKKKCIRCGVCLRSCPEKAITMGKESAIIDYSKCIKCYCCHEQCPEGAIDLKRINL, encoded by the coding sequence ATGACTAAAACAGTATACATTAGAAAGGCTCAAGACTACGAAAAAAGTCTCTCAGAGAGTATAAATAAAATCCTAAACGATTTAGGAGGTATAGAAAGATTTGTAAAAAAAGGTGACAGAGTCGCTCTTAAACCTAATTTGTTAGTTTTTTCGTCACCTTCAAAGGCCATAGTAACTCATCCCCTTTTCGTATTCGAAGTCTTTAAGAAAATAATTGAAGCAGGTGGAGAGCCTTTTGTAATAGATAGCCCAGGAAGTGGGATACCTTTCACAAAATCTTCTCTTAAATCCCTATATAGATTGACAGGTTACTGGGATACCTTCAAAGATTATTCTGACTGCCTTAACACAGATACCTCTAAAGTCAATGTAGAAGTTGAAAATGGCCTTATCCTCAAGAGAATCGATATTTTAAAGCCAATTCTAGATGCAGATGTCATTATTAATCTGCCAAAAATGAAGACTCATACTCTTACATTTCTTTCGGGTGCAGTGAAAAATATGTATGGTTCAATTCCAGGTATGGAAAAAACACGTTATCACTCAAGATTCACAAATGTACACGATTTTTCAAAGGCCATACTCGATGTTTGGAACGTTACAAAACCTGATTTGACAATAATGGACGGGATACTCTCTCTTGAGGGTGATGGCCCTGCAATGAGGGGGCTCCCAAGAAAAACTGAAATAATATTGGGTTCAGAAGACTCTCTGTCAATGGATCTAGCTATATGTAAGTTGATTGGATTATCGTATAATGAAATACCTTACTTAAAGGTCGCAATAGACAACAACCTTTCTGATGGAAACTTTAATCTAGTTGGAGAAATTCCAGAAATAGATAATTATATCCTTCCAAGAACATACCACGGTAAGATATCTTTAGACCCGGTATCATTGTATAATTATATCGTATTCCCAATATTCACCAAGTTTTTAGTTGAAAAGCCAAAGATACTAAAGAAAAAATGTATAAGATGTGGTGTATGTCTAAGGAGTTGTCCTGAAAAGGCAATAACTATGGGTAAAGAATCAGCCATTATAGATTACAGTAAATGCATTAAATGTTATTGTTGCCACGAGCAGTGCCCCGAGGGTGCTATTGACCTTAAAAGAATTAACTTATAG
- the tmk gene encoding dTMP kinase — MKRFIVFEGIDASGKETQAKLLASFLENNGFEVLLTHEPIYDEPIGKIIKSNLEKKISLASETVAMLYAADRHEHYLKIKNALDQNKIVISDRYKYSNMAYQGA; from the coding sequence ATGAAAAGATTCATTGTGTTTGAAGGCATTGATGCATCTGGAAAAGAAACACAAGCAAAATTACTCGCATCATTTCTTGAAAATAATGGATTTGAGGTACTACTGACTCATGAGCCAATATATGATGAACCAATAGGGAAAATCATAAAATCAAATCTTGAAAAAAAAATATCATTAGCATCTGAGACTGTCGCAATGCTTTATGCCGCTGACAGACACGAGCACTATCTTAAAATAAAGAATGCTCTAGATCAAAATAAAATTGTAATATCGGACAGATACAAATATTCCAACATGGCGTATCAAGGTGC
- a CDS encoding asparagine synthase has translation MMQLKEELFKALSKSALDLVGKRKEVPISFSGGVDSYITAALVKNYSNPILYTIGNAESKDIDYSKIASESLECSLEIISLSDEDIVKGIEGTIGIIGRENSLDILIGTTFYLIAKRINQDRFNICLSGQGADELFFGYDKYRRAMAKGEDPDGLRNKDVMGLGEILNKREYKIFGNFGIKFLSPFLDENVRKIGLQIERHYNLKNSSDNLRKHLLREIAHDLGAPPEIVNRKKKALQYGSGILDDVRRISREKGLAYSLNAYLESIKKS, from the coding sequence ATGATGCAGCTAAAAGAAGAGCTTTTTAAAGCACTTTCAAAATCTGCTTTAGACCTAGTAGGAAAAAGAAAAGAGGTACCGATCTCATTTTCTGGCGGTGTTGATAGCTACATCACTGCAGCCTTAGTTAAGAATTATTCAAATCCAATCCTTTATACTATTGGAAACGCAGAATCAAAGGACATAGATTATTCAAAAATTGCATCTGAATCCTTAGAATGCTCCCTTGAAATAATAAGCTTATCCGATGAAGATATAGTAAAGGGAATCGAAGGAACTATTGGGATTATAGGCAGAGAGAATAGCCTTGACATCTTGATAGGTACGACCTTTTATCTTATTGCAAAAAGAATAAATCAAGATAGATTCAATATCTGTCTATCAGGTCAAGGTGCAGATGAGTTATTTTTTGGATATGATAAATATAGAAGGGCTATGGCAAAAGGTGAAGATCCTGATGGGTTAAGAAATAAGGATGTAATGGGGCTAGGAGAGATATTGAATAAACGAGAATACAAGATATTTGGAAATTTTGGTATAAAATTCTTATCTCCTTTTTTAGATGAAAATGTCAGAAAAATAGGCCTGCAGATTGAAAGGCACTATAATCTGAAAAACTCAAGTGACAATTTAAGAAAACATCTTCTTAGAGAAATCGCACATGATTTAGGGGCCCCTCCAGAGATTGTAAATCGTAAAAAGAAAGCTCTGCAATATGGCTCAGGAATCCTTGATGATGTTAGAAGGATATCCAGAGAAAAAGGATTGGCTTATTCTCTTAATGCTTATCTAGAATCTATTAAAAAATCGTAA
- a CDS encoding AMP phosphorylase — MELKIKYLDIQEIQDIVFLNVKDAIKERIDPGEKIIIKKNNYSYSSSAVLTKGLVAQGFIGIPLEKSKHYNHLENEIVEVFPDVNMELVHISKKKIDGKILTNEEITKFVGGIINGNIDSVIISSFLTTTQILGTSTKEIEYLTRAMAETGTMIRFDKGPIMDVHSIGGVPGNKTALLTIPIVASAGLYIPKTSSRAITSPAGTADVVEVISPVDFSPEKLKEIVKTTGGCLAWSGVLNLSPADEKIVEVERRLHIDPEPIILASVLSKKYAMGSEFLLIDIPMGDGTKINSWENARKLASNFTELGSSLGMHVEVAVTYGGQPIGNAVGPALEAREALMALEGKRTGSLTEKAIGLAAILLELGKKVEVGKGKSMARDILESGKALEKFREIIEAQGGQSDIKPDEIPLGEFRETILSEDSGYITKVDNDTIVKVAKILGTPFDKGAGLLLNYKVGDRVEKDDVIVELYAESKERLLSAKRFLDYNRIFQTEGMILKRFPGLRVI; from the coding sequence ATGGAACTTAAAATAAAATATCTTGATATTCAGGAAATCCAAGATATTGTTTTCTTAAATGTAAAGGATGCTATAAAGGAAAGAATAGACCCTGGAGAGAAAATTATTATTAAAAAAAATAATTATTCTTATTCATCATCTGCAGTGCTAACCAAAGGCCTAGTAGCACAAGGATTTATTGGGATACCTCTGGAAAAATCAAAGCATTACAATCATTTAGAAAACGAAATAGTTGAAGTATTCCCTGATGTTAATATGGAACTAGTCCATATATCAAAAAAGAAAATAGATGGAAAAATACTGACTAATGAAGAGATAACAAAGTTTGTAGGCGGGATTATTAACGGGAATATTGATAGTGTAATAATCTCTAGCTTTCTTACAACAACTCAAATACTTGGAACATCTACAAAAGAAATAGAATACCTTACTCGTGCAATGGCTGAAACTGGAACAATGATAAGATTTGACAAAGGTCCTATAATGGATGTTCATAGCATTGGAGGTGTTCCAGGAAATAAAACTGCACTTCTCACAATACCAATAGTTGCATCTGCTGGCCTTTACATTCCCAAAACATCTTCAAGGGCAATAACATCTCCTGCAGGGACGGCCGATGTTGTAGAAGTAATATCGCCTGTTGATTTTTCTCCAGAAAAATTAAAAGAAATTGTCAAAACAACAGGAGGATGTCTTGCATGGAGTGGAGTCTTGAATTTATCGCCAGCAGATGAGAAGATAGTTGAAGTTGAAAGGAGACTTCATATAGATCCAGAACCGATCATCCTTGCAAGTGTTTTAAGTAAAAAATATGCGATGGGTTCAGAGTTTCTTCTTATAGATATACCAATGGGAGATGGAACTAAAATTAATAGTTGGGAAAATGCAAGGAAGCTTGCATCTAATTTTACAGAACTTGGATCGTCTCTTGGAATGCATGTCGAAGTTGCTGTAACCTATGGAGGGCAGCCTATTGGAAATGCCGTTGGGCCAGCACTTGAGGCAAGGGAAGCTTTAATGGCCTTAGAGGGGAAGCGAACTGGAAGCCTTACCGAAAAGGCCATTGGTCTTGCAGCTATACTACTTGAGCTTGGAAAGAAGGTAGAAGTTGGCAAAGGCAAATCAATGGCAAGAGATATCCTTGAAAGTGGAAAAGCCTTAGAAAAGTTTAGAGAGATCATAGAGGCCCAAGGTGGTCAATCTGATATAAAACCTGACGAAATACCCTTGGGGGAGTTTAGAGAAACAATCCTATCAGAAGATTCTGGGTATATAACTAAAGTTGATAATGACACTATTGTTAAAGTTGCAAAAATATTGGGAACCCCTTTTGATAAGGGAGCGGGACTCCTGTTAAATTATAAAGTAGGGGACCGTGTTGAAAAAGATGATGTAATTGTAGAACTTTATGCAGAAAGCAAGGAAAGACTTTTATCTGCAAAGAGATTTTTGGATTACAATAGGATATTCCAAACTGAAGGAATGATCCTTAAAAGATTTCCAGGACTTAGGGTGATTTGA
- a CDS encoding 2-oxoacid:ferredoxin oxidoreductase subunit beta, protein MLPTIFCTGCGIGSVMNFSLRAIHDLNIDMNKTVFVSGIGCSSRVPGYIYSDGLHSLHGRAIAYATGVKLANPELKVIVFTGDGDCGAIGGNHFLHAIRRNVDITVISINNFIYGMTGGQVAPTTPLKSKTTTTPYGNIEYPIDLSMMAKVIGAPYVARWTTAHPVQCISSIKKALQKTGFSFVEVLSPCPTSYGRLNKMGTTLDMTKHFKESTINIKVYEKMLAEGKSTDKMVIGELVDIEKEDFNTKYKKFCGELK, encoded by the coding sequence ATGCTCCCAACTATATTTTGCACAGGATGTGGTATAGGAAGTGTAATGAATTTCTCTCTCCGTGCTATCCATGATTTAAATATAGATATGAACAAAACAGTTTTTGTATCAGGGATAGGATGTTCATCAAGGGTACCCGGTTATATATATTCAGATGGGCTTCACTCTTTACACGGTAGGGCAATTGCCTATGCTACAGGTGTTAAGCTTGCTAATCCTGAATTAAAGGTCATAGTTTTCACTGGAGATGGGGATTGTGGAGCCATTGGTGGCAATCATTTTCTCCACGCAATAAGAAGGAACGTTGACATTACTGTTATTTCAATTAATAATTTTATTTATGGGATGACTGGGGGCCAGGTAGCTCCTACCACTCCGCTTAAATCTAAAACAACAACAACACCTTATGGAAACATAGAATACCCTATTGATCTTTCAATGATGGCAAAGGTAATAGGTGCCCCCTATGTAGCTAGATGGACCACAGCACATCCAGTCCAATGCATAAGTTCTATTAAGAAAGCACTTCAAAAAACTGGATTTTCATTTGTAGAAGTACTGTCTCCTTGCCCTACTTCTTACGGCAGATTAAATAAAATGGGGACAACTCTTGACATGACAAAGCATTTTAAGGAATCAACAATAAATATCAAAGTTTATGAAAAAATGTTGGCAGAGGGCAAGTCTACTGATAAGATGGTAATCGGCGAACTCGTAGACATAGAGAAAGAAGACTTTAACACTAAATACAAAAAATTTTGTGGTGAGTTAAAATGA
- the rpiA gene encoding ribose 5-phosphate isomerase A: MDDKKSVGTYAASLVKDGNVVGLGTGSTTAFTITELGRRIKEEGISIYGIPTSFQAKLLAVESNIPITTLDEHDIDISIDGADEVDPTLCLLKGRGGALLQEKIIDYNANRFVVVCEERKLVERLGKNFPVTIEVFPLAYRKVFESLTSFGKPILRDGGKKDGPVMTDNGNFIIDLFTSVENPKSMERELNDIPGIFENGIFTSKCEVIFMKNNKIVVLKS; the protein is encoded by the coding sequence TTGGATGATAAAAAATCAGTTGGTACATATGCGGCATCACTTGTAAAAGATGGTAATGTTGTAGGGCTAGGAACAGGAAGCACTACTGCATTCACAATAACAGAACTTGGAAGAAGAATAAAGGAAGAAGGCATCTCAATATATGGTATACCTACTTCATTCCAAGCAAAGCTTTTGGCTGTAGAATCAAATATACCAATTACAACTCTAGATGAACATGATATAGATATATCGATTGACGGTGCGGATGAAGTGGATCCAACTCTTTGCCTCTTAAAGGGTAGGGGTGGGGCCTTATTACAAGAGAAGATAATTGACTACAATGCGAATAGATTTGTTGTTGTTTGTGAAGAAAGAAAACTTGTAGAAAGGCTTGGAAAAAATTTTCCTGTGACTATTGAAGTATTTCCACTTGCATATAGAAAGGTCTTTGAATCATTGACTTCATTTGGTAAGCCTATATTGAGAGATGGGGGCAAAAAAGATGGCCCGGTAATGACAGACAATGGAAACTTCATAATTGACTTATTTACATCTGTTGAAAATCCTAAATCCATGGAAAGAGAACTAAATGACATACCAGGTATATTTGAAAATGGGATATTTACTTCAAAATGCGAAGTAATATTTATGAAAAATAATAAGATAGTAGTTCTTAAATCATGA
- a CDS encoding transcriptional regulator, with translation MKEYAKEIKINVPEKSDIDKGLMDMLKFFLDTESKVKIYLYLLKKGSSTYDSIAEGTAIYPSMCRESLASMEQMKVVEKSPGDPERYSAVSPSQLVDRKIGQIEKELNEFLKLEEIVKEKKEIKTPILPFKIKIERVENTDSKDEE, from the coding sequence ATGAAAGAATATGCCAAGGAAATAAAAATCAATGTTCCAGAAAAAAGCGATATAGATAAAGGATTAATGGATATGCTAAAATTCTTTTTAGACACAGAATCAAAAGTAAAGATCTATTTGTATCTCTTAAAAAAAGGCAGCTCTACCTATGACAGTATTGCCGAAGGGACGGCAATATATCCAAGTATGTGCCGTGAATCTTTAGCTTCAATGGAACAGATGAAGGTAGTGGAGAAGTCACCAGGAGATCCAGAAAGGTATTCTGCAGTTTCGCCTTCGCAGCTTGTAGATCGAAAAATTGGTCAAATTGAGAAGGAGCTAAATGAATTCTTAAAACTTGAAGAGATAGTAAAAGAGAAAAAAGAGATTAAAACTCCCATACTTCCTTTCAAAATAAAGATAGAAAGGGTAGAAAATACGGATAGTAAGGATGAGGAATGA
- a CDS encoding 2-oxoacid:ferredoxin oxidoreductase subunit gamma, with product MKAGIRISGFGGQGIILSGVIVGKAAVLEGFNAVQTQSYGPEARGGSTRSEVVISDEEIDYPKVESAAISIIMSQEAFFKYASRTKREGIIIYDPELIPDNKIEGDFKLAEINATRIASELGTKIVANIVMLGAFNQLCNLISRDSMTESIKDSIPKMLDLNLNAFEAGMKKVKIIK from the coding sequence ATGAAGGCAGGTATTAGAATAAGTGGATTTGGTGGTCAAGGGATAATACTTTCTGGCGTTATAGTGGGTAAGGCAGCAGTACTTGAAGGTTTCAATGCAGTCCAGACTCAATCTTATGGGCCAGAGGCGAGGGGTGGATCAACACGCTCTGAAGTAGTTATATCCGATGAAGAAATTGACTATCCAAAAGTTGAATCTGCCGCGATTTCTATAATTATGAGTCAAGAAGCTTTCTTTAAATACGCATCAAGAACAAAAAGAGAAGGCATTATAATCTATGACCCAGAGTTGATTCCAGATAATAAAATCGAAGGCGACTTTAAACTTGCAGAAATTAATGCAACTAGAATTGCATCAGAACTTGGAACTAAAATTGTTGCAAACATTGTCATGCTTGGAGCATTCAATCAATTGTGCAACTTGATCTCAAGAGATTCAATGACGGAGTCAATAAAAGATAGTATACCTAAAATGCTCGATTTAAATCTTAATGCATTCGAGGCAGGCATGAAAAAAGTTAAAATAATTAAATAA
- a CDS encoding radical SAM protein: MSELIDKTKSICPVCLNVISADIVESKGKVLIKKNCPEHGNFEDTYWSDYEMFKHAKKYHVDGPKLDNPNTETKKGCPYDCGLCPEHFTPTVLCNIDVTNRCNMKCPICFANAQTAGYVLEPSREELVKMMKLVRDEKPVPCMVVQFAGGEPTIRDDLPEIVEDAKKLGFTLAQIATNGVRLARDLDFCKELRKKGLNTIYLQFDGVTEKPYIAARGFNALPIKLQAFENFRKSNLTSVVLVPTLVKSINDDQVGDIIRFGVNNLDIVRGINFQPVSFAGRIDTEELEKMRITIPDFTKLVEEQTEGQVLAEDFYTPSSVNAFSDFIEAWRQTPQVRFTCHEHCGVATYVFVDDEGKLTPITHFIDVDGFFGLLKDLTEKVEGGGKISKTMAIAKITRELPHLIDLKRKPKNLDIKKLLLSVLREGDVDTLADFSYHTMLIGCMHFQDPYNFDVERVKRCAIHYAVPGGKVIPFCTYNSLHREKIEKEYAIPLDVWEKQNRDKNIQSHRNLKSLSFSSKK, translated from the coding sequence ATGTCGGAATTAATTGATAAAACTAAGTCAATATGTCCTGTCTGTTTAAATGTCATTAGTGCAGATATTGTTGAGAGTAAGGGCAAGGTACTCATAAAAAAGAACTGCCCTGAACACGGCAACTTTGAAGATACTTACTGGTCAGATTATGAAATGTTTAAACATGCCAAAAAATATCATGTAGATGGCCCAAAACTAGACAATCCAAACACAGAAACAAAAAAAGGCTGCCCATACGACTGTGGGCTTTGCCCAGAACACTTTACACCCACTGTTCTTTGCAATATTGACGTCACCAATAGGTGCAACATGAAATGCCCTATATGCTTTGCAAATGCTCAGACTGCAGGCTACGTTCTTGAACCTTCTAGAGAAGAACTAGTTAAAATGATGAAGTTAGTCAGAGATGAAAAGCCTGTTCCGTGTATGGTTGTTCAATTTGCCGGAGGAGAACCAACAATAAGGGATGATCTTCCAGAGATTGTAGAAGATGCAAAAAAATTAGGATTTACACTGGCACAGATTGCAACTAATGGGGTCCGTCTTGCTAGAGATCTTGATTTTTGTAAGGAGCTTAGGAAAAAAGGACTTAATACTATTTATTTACAGTTTGACGGAGTGACTGAGAAGCCATATATCGCCGCTAGAGGTTTTAATGCGCTGCCTATAAAACTTCAAGCTTTTGAGAACTTTAGGAAATCAAATTTAACAAGCGTTGTTTTAGTTCCAACCCTGGTCAAAAGTATTAACGACGATCAAGTTGGCGACATAATACGCTTTGGCGTAAATAATCTTGATATTGTTAGAGGTATAAACTTCCAACCTGTTTCTTTTGCAGGCAGAATAGATACAGAAGAACTGGAAAAAATGAGGATTACTATTCCTGATTTTACAAAACTTGTTGAAGAGCAAACCGAAGGGCAAGTATTGGCAGAAGATTTTTACACCCCATCAAGCGTTAATGCATTTTCAGATTTTATCGAAGCTTGGAGACAAACACCTCAGGTTAGATTTACTTGTCACGAGCATTGCGGTGTTGCAACTTATGTATTCGTTGACGACGAAGGAAAACTTACTCCAATCACTCATTTTATTGATGTAGATGGATTTTTTGGATTACTAAAAGATCTGACCGAAAAGGTAGAAGGTGGGGGAAAAATCAGTAAAACAATGGCAATTGCAAAAATAACAAGGGAGTTGCCTCACCTAATTGACTTAAAGAGGAAGCCAAAGAATCTTGATATCAAGAAGCTTTTGTTGAGCGTGCTTAGAGAAGGGGATGTAGATACATTGGCTGACTTTAGTTATCACACAATGTTAATTGGATGCATGCATTTCCAAGACCCATATAATTTTGATGTTGAGAGGGTCAAGAGATGCGCCATACATTATGCAGTCCCAGGGGGAAAAGTTATTCCATTTTGTACTTACAACAGCTTACACAGAGAAAAAATAGAGAAAGAGTATGCAATACCTTTAGATGTATGGGAAAAACAGAACAGGGATAAGAATATACAAAGTCACAGAAACCTCAAATCCCTATCATTTTCTTCAAAAAAATAA
- a CDS encoding deoxyribonuclease IV, translating into MLRIGFHVSVAQGFLKVFDNAKALGANCCQIFTHSPRSWKFNVVSEDLGKIFKDMYQKNDIRPIVVHDSYLPNLASEDGTMLDKSIDSIKKEFISCNRLGLEFLNIHPGAHKEQGKEKGLIQICKSLNSIKDYVEKSTLLFENTSGSGSVLGSRFEDLKFLLENTDFSCGITLDTCHLFTSGYDISNKEALENTLSSFDKIVGLENLKLIHLNDSQGELNSKKDRHEHIGLGKIGPEGFKAIVNHDYLKNIPMIMETPVNEKRGDKENIIFLKKMIGI; encoded by the coding sequence ATGCTAAGAATAGGATTTCACGTATCTGTAGCCCAAGGATTCCTAAAGGTCTTTGATAACGCAAAAGCCCTTGGGGCTAACTGCTGCCAGATATTTACTCACTCACCAAGAAGCTGGAAATTTAACGTAGTATCAGAAGACCTTGGAAAGATATTCAAGGATATGTACCAAAAAAATGATATTAGGCCCATAGTTGTCCATGATTCTTATCTACCAAATCTTGCTTCTGAAGATGGAACTATGTTAGATAAGTCAATTGACTCTATCAAAAAAGAATTTATCTCGTGTAATAGATTAGGCCTAGAATTTTTAAATATACACCCTGGTGCGCATAAAGAACAGGGAAAAGAGAAAGGATTAATTCAAATTTGTAAATCGCTTAACTCAATTAAAGATTATGTAGAAAAATCTACACTGTTATTTGAAAATACATCTGGGAGTGGATCCGTTTTAGGATCTAGATTTGAAGATCTTAAATTTTTGCTTGAGAACACGGATTTCAGTTGTGGAATAACACTTGACACCTGCCATCTTTTTACTTCTGGTTATGACATATCGAATAAAGAAGCTCTTGAAAATACGCTGTCTAGTTTTGACAAGATAGTGGGCCTAGAAAATTTAAAATTAATACACCTAAATGATTCTCAAGGAGAGTTAAATTCAAAAAAAGATAGGCATGAGCATATAGGTCTTGGAAAAATTGGGCCAGAAGGATTTAAAGCTATAGTAAATCACGATTATCTAAAGAATATACCTATGATAATGGAAACTCCAGTAAATGAAAAAAGGGGAGATAAAGAAAATATTATTTTTTTGAAGAAAATGATAGGGATTTGA
- a CDS encoding carboxymuconolactone decarboxylase family protein yields the protein MKEEVFYGRGMKKIRTDCPEVYDAIIKLNDAVYTGKALDYKTQKLIAIGIAASRCDQSATEKQMRSAMKELGVTSDEIADVLRVVLLLSGMPSFTKGMRILEEIENK from the coding sequence ATGAAAGAAGAAGTTTTCTACGGAAGAGGTATGAAAAAGATCAGGACAGATTGCCCAGAAGTATATGATGCAATTATAAAATTAAATGATGCCGTATACACAGGTAAGGCTTTGGATTACAAAACACAGAAACTAATTGCTATAGGGATTGCGGCGTCCAGATGTGATCAGAGTGCAACTGAAAAGCAGATGAGATCAGCAATGAAAGAGCTTGGGGTAACATCTGATGAAATAGCAGATGTCTTAAGAGTAGTATTGCTCCTCTCAGGTATGCCGTCTTTTACAAAGGGCATGAGGATTCTAGAAGAAATAGAAAATAAATAA